Proteins from a genomic interval of Chitinophagales bacterium:
- a CDS encoding MoaD/ThiS family protein yields the protein MKVNVLFWGVLTDVAQTKMIAVQDIQQIGLLRKQLLNLYPKLASYTHHIAVNQEIVHDDDFVLKDGDEVALLPPYAGG from the coding sequence ATGAAAGTAAACGTATTATTTTGGGGCGTTCTCACCGATGTTGCCCAAACAAAAATGATTGCTGTTCAGGATATTCAGCAGATAGGCTTACTAAGAAAACAACTTCTTAATCTATATCCAAAACTGGCATCATATACACACCACATTGCAGTCAATCAAGAAATTGTGCATGATGATGATTTTGTATTGAAAGATGGAGATGAAGTTGCTTTGTTGCCGCCTTATGCGGGAGGCTGA